From Pyrenophora tritici-repentis strain M4 chromosome 1, whole genome shotgun sequence, the proteins below share one genomic window:
- a CDS encoding ProP, Permease major facilitator superfamily, producing MASIPQLSISSTDVPLLYEEKGHLSQTHHSPYNQNPSSQNKAPPPLSNTPEPTYPEGGLLAWSVVLGAFSGISASIGIYNSSGIFEAYVSTELLPDLSKTSIGWIFGIYTFVTWFLGVQIRPTALMVAERVCTLWGIFALSRCTEYYQALAFSILNATGSSLLVTPANASVAHWFNTCRGLASGAAFVGGSFGGVIFPLLLQSLIPKIACPWSLRVLGLILLLLCDTSVVLCRSRLPPRNGAATTWRDTLSSHRSSWDGTGAMAVTTVGIVLTDLAYFIPVTYVPGYYFARQGLGSGMALTGEAAFTY from the exons ATGGCCTCAATTCCTCAACTCAGTATCTCAAGCACAGATGTTCCACTCCTATATGAAGAAAAGGGGCATCTCTCTCAAACACACCACTCCCCCTACAACCAAAATCCATCATCACAGAACAAAGCACCGCCGCCTCTTTCCAATACCCCCGAACCCACCTACCCCGAAGGCGGTCTCTTAGCATGGTCCGTCGTCCTCGGCGCCTTCTCAGGTATCAGCGCCTCAATCGGCATCTACAACTCGTCCGGAATCTTCGAAGCCTACGTGTCCACGGAACTCCTCCCAGACTTGTCAAAAACCAGCATCGGCTGGATCTTCGGCATCTACACCTTTGTGACATGGTTCCTAGGCGTACAGATTAGACCGACGGCGCTGATGGTGGCGGAGAGAGTGTGTACGCTTTGGGGGATTTTTGCGTTGAGTAGATGTACGG AATACTACCAAGCCCTCGCCTTCTCAATCTTAAACGCAACCGGCTCCTCCCTCCTCGTTACCCCCGCAAACGCCTCAGTAGCCCACTGGTTCAACACCTGCCGCGGTCTCGCCAGCGGCGCAGCCTTCGTCGGCGGTAGCTTCGGCGGCGTCATCTTCCCCCTCCTACTCCAATCCCTCATCCCGAAAATCGCTTGTCCTTGGTCCCTCCGCGTACTCGGACTTATCCTACTCCTCCTCTGCGACACCAGCGTCGTCCTGTGTCGGAGTCGACTCCCGCCTCGTAACGGTGCTGCAACGACGTGGCGCGATACATTATCTAGTCATCGCAGTTCTTGGGATGGAACGGGTGCGATGGCGGTGACAACGGTGGGCATCGTGTTGACGGATTTGGCGTATTTTATTCCGGTTACATATGTGCCGGGGTATTATTTTGCGCGGCAGGGTTTAGGTAGTGGGATGGCGTTGACGGGGGAGGCGGCGTTTACATATTAG
- a CDS encoding SWI-SNF-Ssr4 multi-domain protein translates to MYGMNQAYQAPDPSAQVPNQLLPHVHLISSYRFPTQPGLQAPQALEYLIKGPQIVRDTSPVAWTFLSAPPPDGTVILTWQSPRMGNNFASDGMVWADAENVYDMNIRGYTLQVLVHNSGYHYPHEPYAMHARHRYRIAAGPGTIDPNLWLVHYKPADPQSRIPASQIPITREVHGMLQMRAQLQQAGPLMRKEFMLVDQANWPKVEFGQQAMRGPQPYYNPMQPGRPYAAQPPPAKRQRLPAQAQPRQPPVGAIIPDNSLEEEENATQDAFDFLTPREISLSRYKQHHEWMEEIFSSPYAVGKIAPIDLGLGLMGELAPLTAGILDVPGAENVEPGKDSYQIKNYYKLEPEQLKEFEKRVSEYTTNEQAEIDKMKAEHAKKMVQLKRTRTYIKAERRLRDLLRSSESDGDNADPVEEVVQDLEKSLGVKFDEKKAIVCVDKGGFIEPQAPSPKAQVNGDGAQQNTNGTSSGMNNDASMEDNSAANLLDQYGNGSLSGTPVGNISLPRLSQPPSQSHSTTGTPNVPNNPNQTATFDQQDTNLDVGADLLDLDVEMSGMAAAGEKDWVMVNEQSGNAQQPGSGQQPTMNNNQPTTNAGVMPSSNIEADAGSMFDTADFGSFDNLDSAGDALADYGHDDNLGLDLVDDSAFGDAFHGTEMHHDETGEGDHA, encoded by the exons ATGTACGGCATGAATCAAGCGTACCAGGCGCCTGACCCGAGTGCGCAGGTGCCGAATCAACTT CTTCCTCATGTGCATCTGATATCCTCATACCGTTTTCCTACCCAGCCTGGCCTACAAGCCCCCCAGGCTCTCGAGTATCTCATCAAGGGTCCCCAAATCGTGCGCGACACCTCACCCGTCGCCTGGACCTTTCTGTCAGCCCCTCCCCCAGATGGCACTGTTATCCTCACATGGCAGTCCCCGCGCATGGGCAACAATTTCGCCTCAGATGGTATGGTGTGGGCTGATGCCGAGAACGTGTATGATATGAATATTCGCGGATAT ACTCTCCAGGTCCTTGTCCACAACAGCGGATACCACTACCCACACGAGCCATATGCCATGCATGCGCGCCATCGTTACCGAATCGCTGCTGGGCCTGGTACCATTGACCCGAACCTCTGGTTGGTGCACTACAAGCCAGCAGATCCGCAGAGCAGAATCCCCGCCTCCCAGATTCCAATCACACGAGAAGTACATGGCATGCTTCAGATGCGCGCTCAATTACAGCAAGCTGGGCCATTGATGCGCAAGGAGTTTATGCTAGTCGACCAAGCCAACTGGCCCAAGGTTGAATTTGGACAGCAGGCCATGAGAGGCCCGCAGCCTTACTACAACCCGATGCAACCAGGCCGGCCATATGCTGCGCAACCTCCTCCGGCCAAGCGTCAGCGCCTACCCGCTCAGGCACAACCTCGCCAACCTCCTGTCGGCGCGATTATACCAGACAATTCCCtggaagaggaagagaaTGCGACACAAGATGCATTCGACTTCCTAACTCCGCGCGAAATAAGCTTGTCGCGCTACAAGCAGCATCACGAATGGATGGAGGAGATATTCTCGTCGCCTTATGCCGTCGGGAAGATTGCGCCTATCGATCTGGGTTTGGGCCTGATGGGTGAGCTTGCTCCGCTTACTGCAGGTATTCTAGACGTTCCTGGAGCGGAAAATGTGGAGCCAGGAAAGGATAGCTACCAAATCAAGAACTACTACAAGCTGGAGCCGGAGCAACTAAAGGAATTCGAAAAGCGCGTCTCAGAGTACACGACaaatgagcaagctgagaTTGATAAGATGAAGGCCGAGCACGCAAAGAAGATGGTACAGTTGAAGCGCACGCGAACGTACATCAAAGCCGAACGAAGATTACGGGATCTTCTACGCTCATCCGAGAGTGACGGTGACAACGCGGATCCTGTGGAGGAAGTTGTACAAGACCTAGAAAAGTCACTGGGGGTTAAATTCGATGAAAAGAAGGCTATTGTCTGTGTGGACAAGGGAGGATTCATTGAACCACAGGCACCATCTCCGAAAGCCCAAGTCAACGGCGACGGAGCTCAGCAAAACACAAACGGCACATCAAGTGGTATGAACAACGACGCGTCCATGGAAGATAATTCTGCTGCAAACCTACTGGATCAATACGGTAATGGTTCGCTTTCAGGTACACCTGTCGGGAACATCTCATTGCCTAGACTATCACAGCCTCCAAGCCAGTCGCACTCCACCACTGGCACACCCAACGTACCCAACAACCCAAACCAGACAGCGACATTCGACCAACAAGACACAAACCTGGATGTAGGTGCCGATCTTCTGGACTTGGATGTGGAAATGTCTGGCATGGCGGCTGCAGGAGAGAAGGACTGGGTCATGGTGAACGAGCAATCAGGAAATGCACAACAGCCAGGTAGTGGCCAACAACCCACTATGAACAACAATCAGCCAACGACCAATGCAGGTGTCATGCCCTCTTCCAACATCGAAGCTGATGCAGGCAGTATGTTCGATACTGCCGACTTTGGAAGCTTCGACAACCTCGATAGCGCTGGAGATGCGTTGGCAGACTATGGCCATGATGATAACCTGGGCTTGGATCTGGTTGATGATTCAGCATTTGGAGATGCTTTCCATGGAACGGAGATGCACCACGATGAAACTGGTGAGGGTGACCATGCATAG
- a CDS encoding Acyl-transf-3 multi-domain protein: MVVCGHLCTAFVPWLHQPAQNAKTAPHLFQLPYFRLAVGGRSAVALFFLVTGYVNSIGPIGKSRAGNHDAAFYGIARSALARSGRLILPTMAATFITWFMANTNAYHMTKHVDAQWIRQGWHRQEPTLWQAFCSLFKAQTETWTTGWDEYDGTQWTLHLFLEGAFLVYTTMLATVLVKPKARFVVYAVMYIYFWQVGKELTVGSIKGLNIVTGMFVAELHNHYKDAATTVLPAPIPTIMILCGMFMAGFPQDSFANARWSHTMAMIMKSLTAEKTDIRRYWDHLGAATVLLGIFFSRNARKILSSPVFNFLGRVSFPVYLLHNTFIKTVLTWMIYLPSAMNPPVNEKGEQMDLQRASIPHMLVAIAMFYYILYRSAALWVKYVDPVCANLVNAATKWAYGEPMQQKETRPILENGAADKNVLLPS, translated from the exons ATGGTTGTATGCGGTCATCTCTGTACTGCCTTTGTGCCATGGCTACACCAGCCTGCCCAGAATGCTAAGACTGCACCGCACCTCTTCCAACTTCCCTACTTCCGCCTCGCCGTCGGTGGCCGCAGCGCCGTCgctctcttcttcctcgtcaCAGGATACGTAAACTCGATAGGCCCTATTGGAAAGTCGCGTGCTGGCAACCACGATGCTGCCTTTTACGGCATTGCGCGGAGCGCTCTCGCGCGCTCGGGAAGGCTCATTCTCCCCACCATGGCGGCAACTTTTATTACCTGGTTCATGGCGAATACAAACGCATACCATATGACCAAGCACGTTGATGCGCAGTGGATACGACAGGGCTGGCATCGACAGGAGCCTACGCTATGGCAGGCTTTCTGTTCGCTCTTCAAGGCCCAAACGGAAACGTGGACAACGGGTTGGGATGAGTACGACGGTACACAATGGACACTGCATTTGTTTCTAGAAGGCGCTTTTCTGGTATACACCACGATGCTCGCCACCGTTCTGGTGAAGCCAAAGGCCCGATTCGTCGTCTACGCAGTCATGTACATCTACTTCTGGCAAGTTGGCAAGG AACTCACCGTCGGCTCCATCAAAGGCCTCAACATCGTCACAGGCATGTTCGTAGCCGAACTCCACAACCACTACAAAGACGCCGCCACAACGGTCCTCCCCGCCCCCATACCCACGATCATGATTCTCTGCGGCATGTTCATGGCAGGTTTCCCGCAAGACTCCTTCGCCAACGCCCGCTGGTCCCACACCATGGCGATGATAATGAAGAGCCTCACCGCCGAAAAAACCGACATCCGCCGCTACTGGGACCACCTCGGCGCCGCCACCGTCCTCCTCGGCATCTTCTTCTCCCGCAACGCGCGCAAGATCCTCTCCTCGCCCGTCTTCAACTTCCTCGGCCGCGTCAGCTTTCCGGTCTACCTGCTCCACAACACGTTTATCAAAACGGTGCTTACGTGGATGATCTACCTCCCCTCGGCCATGAATCCGCCGGTGAATGAAAAGGGCGAGCAGATGGATCTGCAGCGTGCCTCGATCCCTCACATGCTCGTTGCTATTGCCATGTTTTACTACATCTTGTATCGCTCCGCTGCGCTATGGGTCAAATACGTGGACCCTGTTTGTGCGAATCTCGTCAATGCGGCGACCAAGTGGGCGTATGGGGAACCCATGCAACAGAAGGAGACTCGGCCGATTCTGGAAAATGGCGCGGCGGACAAAAATGTGTTGTTGCCTTCATGA
- a CDS encoding HflC, Membrane protease subunit, stomatin-prohibitin protein yields MATLHGSSNNNTAESITSSNQPFLHDTGSVNYAHTAATMSDINGKAPVNGAGSAASRTDEPVIKVQPPRREDLQPSYARVIQPDDADADTNGWYGAMINSLGSCIGTLGAIPCCLVCPNPYKPVSQGNVGLVTKFGRFARAVDPGLVYVNPLSEQLVQVDIKIQIVEVPKQVCMTKDNVSLQLTSVIYYRITSPHKAAFSISNIRQALVERTQTTLRHVVGARVLQDVIERREEIAQSIREIIEETALGWGVEVESMLVKDIIFSQDLQDSLSMAAQSKRTGEAKVIAARAEVEAAKLMRQAADILSSAPAMQIRYLEAMQAMAKSANSKVIFLPAQNQTVQSALAQADAHGEGPSSYGAGGANSMGVQSSAAQEYGGNNQGFQSAINSHVIENM; encoded by the exons ATGGCTACCTTACACGGCTCCTCTAACAACAATACCGCCGAATCTATTACTTCTTCTAATCAGCCATTTCTCCACGACACCGGTTCTGTTAATTACGCACACACTGCAGCTACTATGAGCGACATCAACGGCAAGGCTCCAGTCAATGGCGCTGGCAGCGCTGCTTCTCGTACTGATGAGCCTGTTATCAAGGTGCAGCCGCCGCGACGAGAGGACCTTCAGCCCAGCTATGCTAGGGTTATCCAGCCAGATGATGCGGATGCTGACACCAATGGGTGGTACGGTGCTATG ATCAACTCACTAGGCAGCTGCATCGGCACCCTTGGAGCCATCCCATGCTGCCTCGTATGCCCCAACCCCTACAAGCCCGTGAGCCAAGGAAACGTAGGTCTCGTGACCAAGTTCGGACGCTTCGCTCGTGCCGTTGACCCAGGTCTCGTCTACGTGAACCCGCTCTCCGAGCAACTCGTTCAAGTCGACATCAAGATCCAAATCGTCGAAGTGCCCAAGCAAGTCTGCATGACAAAGGACAATGTCTCCCTACAGTTGACATCCGTCATCTACTACCGCATCACCTCTCCACACAAGGCAGCTTTCAGCATCAGCAACATCCGCCAGGCTCTCGTGGAACGCACACAGACGACTCTCCGCCACGTCGTTGGTGCCCGCGTCCTCCAGGATGTGATTGAGCGCCGCGAGGAAATCGCACAGTCGATCCGCGAGATCATCGAGGAAACGGCACTGGGATGGGGTGTAGAAGTCGAATCCATGCTCGTAAAGGACATCATCTTTTCCCAGGATCTCCAAGACTCACTTTCCATGGCCGCTCAGAGCAAGCGCACTGGTGAGGCTAAAGTCATCGCTGCTCGCGCTGAAGTCGAGGCTGCGAAACTTATGCG CCAAGCCGCAGACATCCTCTCCTCGGCTCCCGCCATGCAAATCAGATACCTCGAAGCCATGCAAGCAATGGCCAAATCCGCAAACTCAAAGGTCATCTTCCTCCCTGCTCAGAACCAAACTGTTCAGAGTGCGCTCGCTCAGGCGGATGCTCATGGCGAGGGTCCTAGCTCTTATGGCGCTGGCGGTGCAAACTCGATGGGTGTGCAGAGTTCGGCGGCGCAGGAGTACGGCGGCAACAACCAGGGATTCCAGAGTGCGATTAACTCGCATGTTATCGAGAATATGTAG
- a CDS encoding Myosin-tail-1 multi-domain protein, which translates to MAIVNAFPLTLSQLQHSLRNATLELNLERSKHSVEVVAKDEEIRKLRVAQCLLQDDNSDLHEQLEEEQARSDELESALDEALTQLDERHAEGETAQNTIRTQAREIANLRAELKAMENVTSDSNKILSDKLALSREISSLRPEVEHLRAQVEANTGLLTEKLALQRQLATLQVELENEKRTAARTLAKQGKKMEQDEELRNELDEVRKQLATEKRDRMKVEAGLTEAKQGAESIQVALNSRDQTIERLQAEVENVTKKQAGKATKREKAHDAAIEELRQELEQEKAARLQAEKASRDISARDAEIAQLRQELEQEKRERQKVEKTSKKGTQQTDDQVEAVRKELEEERRERKKQEKEFTKTLAELQGRNTILDDKLSAFREKLRTTKEKLKEKEAKLERADRAETAPPAKSSSTAAAKPAKNSRKRVAATVEPETMLGTPGDGFPAKKTKRGTSVSAVGDTSTFSLTPC; encoded by the exons ATGGCCATCGTCAACGCCTTCCCACTAACCCTTTCCCAGCTCCAACACTCGTTGCGCAACGCGACTCTCGAACTCAATCTCGAGCGCAGCAAACACTCGGTAGAGGTTGTTGCCAAGGACGAAGAGATACGGAAGTTACGAGTTGCACAGTGTCTCTTACAGGACGATAACAGCGACCTCCACGAACAACTCGAAGAGGAGCAGGCGCGATCCGACGAGTTGGAAAGCGCACTCGACGAGGCGCTTACACAGCTGGACGAGCGACACGCAGAGGGCGAGACGGCGCAAAACACGATCCGCACTCAAGCGCGGGAAATCGCGAACCTCCGG GCCGAGCTCAAGGCTATGGAGAACGTCACGTCCGACTCCAACAAGATTCTCTCTGACAAACTCGCTCTATCACGTGAAATCTCATCATTACGGCCCGAGGTCGAACACTTGCGCGCCCAGGTTGAAGCCAACACTGGACTGCTCACTGAGAAGCTAGCACTACAACGCCAACTGGCAACATTGCAGGTCGAGCTCGAGAACGAAAAGCGTACCGCCGCACGTACACTAGCGAAGCAAGGGAAGAAGATGGAGCAGGATGAGGAACTCCGCAACGAGCTGGATGAAGTACGCAAGCAGCTCGCCACAGAAAAGAGAGACCGGATGAAAGTTGAGGCTGGGCTCACAGAAGCAAAGCAGGGAGCGGAGAGCATTCAGGTCGCCCTCAACTCGCGAGACCAAACCATCGAACGTCTACAGGCAGAGGTTGAAAACGTCACCAAGAAGCAAGCAGGGAAAGCTACCAAGCGCGAAAAGGCTCACGATGCCGCCATCGAGGAGCTTCGCCAGGAGCTAGAGCAAGAGAAGGCCGCGCGCTTACAAGCAGAGAAGGCCAGCAGGGATATTAGCGCCCGTGATGCGGAAATTGCGCAACTCCGTCAAGAACTGGAGCAGGAGAAGCGCGAGCGCCAAAAGGTTGAAAAGACGTCCAAGAAGGGTACCCAGCAGACAGATGACCAGGTGGAAGCTGTCAGGAAGGAATTGGAAGAGGAGAGGCGTGAACGGAAGAAGCAGGAGAAGGAGTTCACCAAGACGCTGGCGGAACTTCAGGGACGCAACACCATTCTCGATGATAAACTGAGTGCCTTCCGCGAGAAGCTGCGGACTACCAAGGAGAAActcaaggagaaggaggctAAGCTTGAGAGGGCGGATAGGGCGGAGACAGCACCACCTGCTAAGAGCTCGTCGACAGCTGCAGCGAAGCCCGCTAAGAATTCCAGGAAGCGTGTTGCTGCTACCGTGGAGCCCGAGACGATGCTAGGAACTCCCGGAGACGGTTTCCCagcgaagaagacgaagcGTGGTACATCTGTATCCGCAGTTGGGGATACATCAACCTTCTCCTTGACCCC CTGCTAG